The stretch of DNA GTTTGGGGCTGGAGGATGCCGCCCCCGGGAGGGAAGAATCGATCCTCCCGGGGACGGCGCAACGGGGACGAGGGTGGCAGACCCGATCTAGACCTGGAGCTCTGTTACCATGTTAGGAAAGTGAAGAGGGGAAGGAGAGAGTGAACTGTCGGTATGTATTGAGTTAGGCCCTTTGGGCATATATAGAGTACAAGAGGAGACCCCAAATCCTAGACTAAAGTACAATGACTCTAATACCCTTAACAATTGACAGATATATGTTTGTATTTCTAGATTGTGGGAGTATCGTGGCCCTACTGGCGATGAAGATATCTACCACTTGGACCTTGTCGTAGTTGACGAACAGGTATAAATTTCCACCATACCATTCAGTTTATTTCCTACAGTACAAATAATCTAAATCATCCATTTATTGTACAGAACAATGCAATGTATGCTGAGATACCAGCAGACCTGATCTCGTAGTTCAAAGAGCATGTTGCTGAAGGAGAAGTCATCAAGATAAAGAAATTCTTGGTACAAAATGCAAAAGCAGCATTCAGAGTGGTTCAAGCTGACTACATGATCAGATTTACCAAGTACACTCAGGTAGACAAAGTGGTTCCAAAACCAAAGAATTTCCCAAGATTTGTGTACAACTTAGTGCCATTTTCAGAGATTCCATCTCATGTTAATAGCACTGCTCGCTTTCTAGGTATGCAAAATGTCTTTTGCGATGAGAAAATATGTACTACATTTTGCCATGTCTCTCGCATATTTAACAAATCTGCTAATTTTTTTTCCCATTACAGATGTCATTGGATATGTTACTGCAATCTCTAATGTGACAAAGGTCTTCTCTGGAAACAAGCTGCAGTTAAGAAGAAACATCACCATCAAAGATCGAAAGTATGTTTCTTCATACGGCTCAATTTAATGTGCTTTGTTCACAAATTTAATAACAATATTTCTTTTGCTAATAGCGGTGACTCGCTTCAAGTATCCTTAATTGGACAAAGAGCAATGGAATTTCCAGAACAAATGGTCCTGAAGATCGCAAAGCAGAGTCCAGTTATTGTAATATTTGTTGGCATGCTTATGAAAACAGGGTTTTTAAGTGGATCTGCTGCTTGCCGCTGGTATATAAATGAAGAAATAGAGGATATACAACGTTTCTATGAAAGGTGACCATCTATTTACAAAGATATTATAAACTCTACTATaatttcgaacaaccaaccaaTTATTTGATATTGACGTTAACTATGCCTGCAGCTTACCTCTAGAAATAGAAGACATGCAAATTGTCCAACAGCAAAGTGAAGATCAAAATGTAGACAAGGTTCAAAAGAAGACACTACTCTAGCTCAACAAGAAAATTAATCCATTTGATCATAGAGTAATTTTTACTATGTCCCGTACCTATTTTTAAACACCTTTCGTCATACACACGCACACATGCACCAGTGTATATTATTTTGTATTTACTAACTTAGCTTTTTCTATTCAACAGAATCTAAGATTTGAGTGCACACTGACAGTAACAAAGCTGGCTCCAAACCAAGGATGGTGGTACCTTGCCTGCAAGTCATGCCATTCAAGAACTCGATTTCAAGATGGCCAATACAAATGCACAAAACCTGATTGCAGCTGCACTCAGTCAATGAACAGGTACTACTCAAGTGTTACTACCCACAGTGTTACCAATCAATGAATATTCATCTAAATATATTTCAAAACATCAAATGTGAATTGCTCAGGTACAAGCTTTGTATAATGGCAAGTGATGGAACAGACGAGCTAGAATTCATACTTTTTGATAAAAAAGCAGAACATCTTATTCGAAAGCTAGTTGACAAGTTAATTGATTCTTACAACAAAGACAATGTCCCACACGAGATACAAGCATTAATTGGGCAAAAGTTCACATTTATAGTCAAAATCTCACCACTCAAGAGTGCCGGAAGCCCCAACAATTCATATGAAGTGCTTTCTATTGCAAATCAGACCCCAGATGAAAAAAGTACTACCAATAAAATGAGAGGTCCCAGTTCAGCAACATCCACTACTCTAAAAAGCCTGCCACCACTACAATGCTGTGATAGCACAAGCTATAGTCAACAGGTACACTACAACATTTTAATATGTTCATATATATAAATTCATGTATACTTGCATATATATTGACTATCTCTTGCAGGAATCTCACAATGAAAAATATGATGCCGATTCAAAGGAAACTGAAGCTCCAACAAAGTATCCTTTCTACTCATTACACAACTAAACAACAAACAATTACATACCTTGAGTTACACATACTAACTATACATTTTACTGCATTTTTTACTCCAGAGAAGAACAAAAAGGAAACAATAAAAGAGGAAAAACCTTGCAAGCTGACGAACCTGAGGACAAAGACACCGGTTCGAACCTCAAACTTAAACAGTAAGATCAATCTCACACCTACCTACTCATATTTCGAGTTTCATTTTTCAGTGACCTTTTCATTCAATTTATTCTCCATTCCTATTTTCAATTGTTACTTTTCTAAGTAAACAAAATTTTCCTCACAAATATGCAGGTGATCAGCGACCAACATGACCAATGGACTCTTTTAGATACTTTTGTGGACTAACATCTTTTGCGACAAGATAGGACAAAGTTTATATATATTATGCACAAAGTGCCTTTTGAATGTTAGGACCATGAAAATTGTAACATGCAAAAGATGACTATGCTACACTCTATTTTGCCTGTCCAGACAAAACAATGCATATATCTTTCAAACATCTTACCATGTTTCTAACTACAACAATACCACGGCAACTATACGTATTATAATCGCAAAGACATGTGTGCCGGTGACGGGTTCATATAGCGCGCCAAGGGCGCGGCATTTTTCTAGTAATATTTACTATATTCTGTTGTGCTCTAGTATGTATAGGCCATCCCTGAAGGTGAAGAAGGATGCCTACAAATTAAAGCTATCCCATTCCCACCAGAGTGACCAGACTGACTGACTGATCCATCACTACTGCATGACAATTACATGGCCAATATATATACTCCACAAGAATGTGGGTTCCTTTTCTCTCGGCTGCGGCTGCAGCAAGCAACAGCTACAGTAAATTTTACTTGCTGGCTGCCGTAGCCGCAGCCAGCTAAAGCGAGATAAATTATGGATGATATACTTACTATGTTCTGCCGGCCGCGGCTAGTGCTGGTTTGTTGTGAGAAAATTACTGCTGACTGGTGATGGTTTAgtgtgaaaaaaaatatattgttGGATAGCTGGAGAAGCAGCCAGCAGAATAGAATATCTTCCACGGTGAAAGGTACGGTCCAAAGATTGGTAGTTTATTCCACATTCCCGAACATTCCATCTAGTGCATTGTTAGGCTAAATCTATGTGCCATGCATGCTTTGGGGCACGCATATAAACTAACCTAACTACTAGTTTATAACCTGTTCAATCTCAAACAATATTCCTCCTCCCCTCCATGGTTTTCTTGCCTGCCTATGCCCAATGCCCGGGTATCAAACAATCTTCGTGTGTATAACAAACAGTATCAAACCACATAGTTTGCCTAGACAGCCATTCCCAGCAAaagtgaaggaaaaataaaatgCAGACAACACTCAATTTATTTCAAAAACCTGGCACAATCTTATACTAGCGAAACTACTGCCTCTAGGCGCGTGCACGTGCAGTCTCCATGTTTGACCCTCACATCACACAGGCCTCAGTGCTGTCCCTCAAGCTCAAAGGACCCACAACTATGTATGCTTCAGTGCATATCAACTACAAATCAAGGCCTTCCCCTGTTTTCTTCTATTCTTGTCTCCTTTCTTTCTGTGACCTTGTGGTTAGGAAATGCTGAGTCCTCCATTACTCATGTCGAACCAACTTGTGGAGCTAACCAAAGTTTCACCTTCTTGTCCACACCAGCAGTCCCCAAAATAAATGCAGGCACGCCACCTGAAGAAAGCAACAGTTATGTGATTTAGACATCATAAAATGCGTGTTTCCTCAAAAGAATGGTATTTTCAAAATATATACATTTAACTCCTTGGGGGTTACCGAGATCTCCTTACCATTGGAAATTTTCCGTGGAGCCCAAGCAATGCCAGTTATATGACCTGAGTACATGTCAAGAAAGAATGTCATCCCAAGCTACAAAGCAGCATATAACAGGTGCAGTCTGGAGCACAGTACACTGATTTCTATTGCATATAGCAGCTACAGTGCTGGTGTACTGTTGTCCTACTGTATTTCCTATCATCTTCCCAGTACCTAAGACTTAAAACTTCACATATCTGCCTTAAGAGTGCTGTTCTACCTGCCACACCAGTGATAGttactgcaaaaaaaaatggccTAAATACTAAGCACCTCTAAAATACTTGGTAGAATGAGCAATACATCACAGGTTGGGGAAAAGACTACCAGAGTAGCGTTAGTTAAAAACACTAATCCCATCCACAATGCCCATAtggatttggaggcattattacTTCCAAGAGAAATGAAGATGGTTCACCTAGCAGATAGTAATATCTGAGATTACAAACCTTCATGAGCTTTCTCAGCAGTATCCAAAACTGCACCAGTTTCCACACATAACCATTGCAACGTTGATTCGCTTGTTACAGCCAGAACTTTACCATCAGGAGAGATGCTCATGTGATCATATTGGCAAACCGAACCTTTTGAGTCATGCAGTGGAATTGGCAAAACTCTTAAGGTTTTTGGATCCTCATCAAGGTGATACCTTACTAAAAAAAGGTAACAAACATTAGTAtcagaaaataagaaaaaattagCAAAGCATTATGCTTGAAAAAAATTACAAGATGAGCATATATACAACAGTGACATCGACCAAACATGTGTTATCATCAGGGATGGCTATAAACTGGAAATCTGTATCTCTTGTGTCAATCATCGCATCTGATTAGCAAGGAACAACAAGGAAACGATTGAAAAGTAGCCTGAATTTTAGGGGGGGGGACAGAGAAATCCGGGAAAATGATAACTTCGGCCACTAGTATAATAGCCTACATATTGGATGTTTCAATTGGGATATTTGAATAATGGATAAGTGAAGCACTGAAGGTTTATAGAAGGAAAGATCTCCCAAGGCCCAAACTTTGTGAAGAAAGGCATAATGAAAATTGAAATCCATAGATCTATGATCCTTCATTCCTAAATTCCTAACATGCCAACAGAGAATTCGTCATGGAATTCTTCATTCCTAACATTCCTAATAGAGGACATATGATATATCAAAAAGATATAAAAAATGGTAGCATGGTGACTCCCAGGAAAGATACCCAAGTTAAACATATGACTTCAGGGACGTAAGGGCAGGAGGTAAGAAAATATAGCATACCATTAATGTTCCATACTCGAATGGAACCATCTTTGGATGCAGTGATAATTTGCTCAGAAGTTGGGGCAAAGCACAAACAAGTAACAGCACTCTGAATAAAAGAGAAATCAATCAGTTTCATATTAAGAATCCATCCATGCAAATGCAACGCAATGAAAAAATGGGGGTTAATTGTAGGGCTTTATTAGTTGGTACCTTGTGACCCTTGAGTTGCATGACTTTATTAACCTCTTTCACAGAACTATCTTTTGAGTAAACTATCTCCCACACCTAAAGAATCAAGTAAATATCACCATAATTGAGGAAGAAATAAATGGGCAAAATGGAAACAGCATCTGCAGCACAAAATCTATCTGATTTGCCTTACAAAAAAAACTCTGCAACTAAGATGGAAAGAAAGCCAAGAACAGATTTTCAAAGGAGAGCAATATGTAAAACAAAGCAGAAAAATTAACTTCAGAGAATATCCATCTAGGGTCTTCAATCCTGAAAAGGATCATTCCAAAAACATAAAGGGAGAATGAGAATAATAGAGACAGAACTAACCTTGACATCAGCAGTAAAAGCTGCAGCAGCTATGAAGCGACCATTTGGGGATATGTCAGCCATATTATTTTTTAGCTGATTGGTGTCAACAGTACCCAACTCCTTTCCACTCTTCCCATGCCAAACTTTGATATCGGTTGCTGCAGATAGTCTAGGGTAAGTAACCTTAacaggaaaacaaaaaaaaaaacaagaaacctTAAGAATTGGGATGGAACCCACAAATGTTATAAACTACTTGGAATGCTTGCATTCGAAAATAAGAGGCGCTCGACAAAGTAGATAGCAGCATAGTGCCAGTAAGTGACAAATGAAGAATTTTATATTCGGTCAGACTAAGTTTATGTTCTCTAAAtgtgtaaaaaaaataatataaacacAAACCCAGTGACATAGTGATTGGTTATGTTGGCAGACCATTCTAAATTCAATTGTCAAATAACACTGCAAGATGTGCAATCATAAAATCTATTGCATATTTGCATTAAATGTGGAACATTCTAAAGGCCAACGAAAGGACCCACACCTTCTGAGCACGAAATAATTATAGTGCTCCCATCTCCGGGCCCATGAGTTGCATGGGCTGCTGCAAGGTTGAGCACTGACTCCTTTCCATGAATCTTTTGGTGACTCCACTTGATCTCAGGCGGAGATAGCTTGCCCTGCTGCTTGTTTTGGACCGTTGGAGGAGCACTGACATCCGCATACATATAGAAAGATGAGCCCAGAAGAGCCTGTGCTGCCACAACAACAGATGAAGAGCCCTCCGAGAAAGCAACACCGGTAGGATGTGCTCCAGCAGGCAAGTTTATCCTCAGAATCCTGCAAGCATATCCACACATGTCCATAAATTTGTGCGCTGAATACTTTTAATAAAAGGAAATTGCTTATATAGAACATTATATCTTACTTAAAGCTCTTGCTTGAGGTATCATCAATCCTGAATACCCTTACAGCTCCATCAGCACACACTGCAACAAGAAGCATCAGAGATACAAGTATTCGGATTTGGTGCAAGTGTGCAACAGACACACTTGATTGATCAATTATAAAACTGTGATGCCATAGAAGAAATTGCCATCTATGAGTAGTAATGCTATAGGAGTAGGGAAAATAAACCTATTCAGAGCACATATCATATGGCATGAAACGAAGGTCACACTGGAAAGGGCGGCACGGGAAACAAGAATAGGGCATTGCGACAAATGAATAATCTCACCGGTGGATAGGTTGGCGCCATCATTGGAGAAGTGAAGTGCGGTGACTGAGTCAGTGTGCCCCCTCAAGGTGTTGACATCAAGATGGTGGTGCTTCTTGGCAGCATCCTAGAAAAAAGGCGTAACGAAATGTTTGTGTTCATCTCCATGGTAGAAGGAATGATTGGATGAACGCATATGGAGAATATTGTACATCTAAATGATGTGTAGGCAGCAAACATGATGGATAATCATTTGAACGCATAGCGTATCAAAACTGATTTTAAGCGCAAGCAGGGTGCATAACTCAGCAAATGGAACGGGGACGGATTCCCGTAGTCACACAAGCATTACATgctgagagagggaggaggagaaggagatcaCCTTATCGGCGGCGTTGTGATGCGGGCGGGGATGGCCCTTTTTGTGCTGGGCCTGGTTGGAGGGACGGACGCGCTTGGGCTGGTCCGGGGCGGCGTTGGGGGCGGAGGGAGGGATGTGGGCGATGGCGGCGCGCTTGCGGCGGAGGTAGCCGGCGAGGAAGACGAGGGCGATGGCGCCACCGAGGACGGCGGAGATGAGGGGCAACGTGAGCGAGGAGACAAGTGACGCCGCCATCTCGCCGGGAGTCGTCGCTGGCTGTTGCTGGCGGTGAACCGGCGGTGGCAGATCGGGgtaggctgctgctgctgctgctgcctgccttGCCTgctttgagagagagagagagagagagagagagagagagtctcggaGAAGGCTAGAAAGGAGGCCCGATGGGCTGGATAAGTATTGCCTTGCTTGATTAAGCCCAATTGCTCGTTCAACATTCTACCAAACCGTTCAATCttgctccaaaaaaaaaaaaaaaacaaaccgtTCAATCAGCTCACTCAGGTCATCGGACCACCAAATGTCCAAATTCATTCAGAGTAGAAAGAATCCAGAGAAGAGACAACTACAAAGTGGATGGAGTAGCATTGTAACATTGCCACTATAACACATTTATCCTCCTGTGCTGTCCATTACATGCAGGAAGCAACAGCTAAGCCTGCTATCAAAAGCATCATGTGTGCCTGCTGAACAGGATCATCCAGTTTTGAACCAACGGGTACAAATGTCTAATTCTGGTAGATGCTCAGCGCGTACCACATCCAAGTGGCTCTTTCGCCAGGGCCCGCAAGCATGGCTCTACAATGCCGATCTCCCCATTCCTGTTATAGCATTTTCAAAACATTCAGATCTCAAAGCAAAACCAGAATGGCATTATTGATGGCAAAGGATTAGTTTAACACTAGAGCTAGTAAAGTAGCAAGCCGTATACAGGATGATCAGGGTGTATTTGCTTCCACAACTTgtaaaatctacagcaaaatgTAATTCTTTCAACAAAGGCGACAGCAGCTTACTGTTTTTATCTTTCCGCTTAAGATTAGAAAGGGCAACAGCAATTTCTGCTCCAAGACGAGCATTGTTCTTAACAAGTGCAATATCTGAACACCGCTAAGGAGAATTTCTGAACAAAATACTTTGCAAAACCTGTGGAATTCAGCCACTACCCTAAAACTCAACTCAATATTATAGGCACATGCACATGGATTCTGCTCCGTAATCATCCTAGAAACTATGCCATGGATTGTGCAACTAAAATTATAGGATACTGGCTTCCAAGGAAGATCCTCCAGTTAGTTCTTTCACTCTTTCAAGCATGAAAGGAGTGATCGCATTTCCTATTATCCTTTTTTCCCTGAAAAGTGAGCAAAAAAACATTAGATGCCATTTTTACATCATTGTCAGAAGTGCAGATGTTGACTGTACTCTGCCTCCTTTAGAGCTTTCTGTATTGCAGACTCTATAATGTTCCCTGAAGCTGCATCCTGCGTGGGAATCGGCACCGCGATAAGGATCCCAGAACCTAGATCTAGGTTCTTGTTTGCATCTGCGCCACGATAGAATCAAAACAATTAAGCTGCAGAAAACTCTAGACTTCTAGAGCCTAGACCCGCTGACAACCAAGATTCTAATCAGTGTGGTAGGCACACTGAATTACACAGGGTCAAAAGGTTCAAAGAATTGATTGTGGGGATTGCCTGTTGGAGTTATGCAATGTGATCGAGTTCAGCGCATTAGAATAACTCCAAGCATTCTGCACGACCCTTTCTGGTTTTATAGTTTACGGTGCAGACACTTAGCACTACTATCTATCTATGATCAATTTTAACACCGGTAGTTCGCCCTGTGAAATCAAGAAAATGAAACAACTCAGGGAATAGGAGGCCGTTGGTGGATCTGGTCATTACCAACAGTTCATGTGAGATTGATATAGTCTCCAAGAAAATGTGAGTATGAATACAAACAAAGCATGCCGGATGTAACTACTCACGTATTATTTTGGCGCATTCTTCTGGAGAATCAACACGACATGGTACCTGCATTAAGTGACAAGTGTATGTATCAACATATATCTAAAATAGGTGTGACTCATGTAAAACCTGCTTTGAAAGCAAGAGTTTT from Panicum virgatum strain AP13 chromosome 9K, P.virgatum_v5, whole genome shotgun sequence encodes:
- the LOC120649024 gene encoding uncharacterized protein LOC120649024, which gives rise to MNRYKLCIMASDGTDELEFILFDKKAEHLIRKLVDKLIDSYNKDNVPHEIQALIGQKFTFIVKISPLKSAGSPNNSYEVLSIANQTPDEKSTTNKMRGPSSATSTTLKSLPPLQCCDSTSYSQQESHNEKYDADSKETEAPTKEEQKGNNKRGKTLQADEPEDKDTGSNLKLKQ
- the LOC120649023 gene encoding transducin beta-like protein 2 isoform X1, translating into MAASLVSSLTLPLISAVLGGAIALVFLAGYLRRKRAAIAHIPPSAPNAAPDQPKRVRPSNQAQHKKGHPRPHHNAADKDAAKKHHHLDVNTLRGHTDSVTALHFSNDGANLSTVCADGAVRVFRIDDTSSKSFKILRINLPAGAHPTGVAFSEGSSSVVVAAQALLGSSFYMYADVSAPPTVQNKQQGKLSPPEIKWSHQKIHGKESVLNLAAAHATHGPGDGSTIIISCSEATDIKVWHGKSGKELGTVDTNQLKNNMADISPNGRFIAAAAFTADVKVWEIVYSKDSSVKEVNKVMQLKGHKSAVTCLCFAPTSEQIITASKDGSIRVWNINVRYHLDEDPKTLRVLPIPLHDSKGSVCQYDHMSISPDGKVLAVTSESTLQWLCVETGAVLDTAEKAHEGHITGIAWAPRKISNGGVPAFILGTAGVDKKVKLWLAPQVGST
- the LOC120649023 gene encoding transducin beta-like protein 2 isoform X2; the encoded protein is MAASLVSSLTLPLISAVLGGAIALVFLAGYLRRKRAAIAHIPPSAPNAAPDQPKRVRPSNQAQHKKGHPRPHHNAADKDAAKKHHHLDVNTLRGHTDSVTALHFSNDGANLSTVCADGAVRVFRIDDTSSKSFKILRINLPAGAHPTGVAFSEGSSSVVVAAQALLGSSFYMYADVSAPPTVQNKQQGKLSPPEIKWSHQKIHGKESVLNLAAAHATHGPGDGSTIIISCSEATDIKVWHGKSGKELGTVDTNQLKNNMADISPNGRFIAAAAFTADVKVWEIVYSKDSSVKEVNKVMQLKGHKSAVTCLCFAPTSEQIITASKDGSIRVWNINVRYHLDEDPKTLRVLPIPLHDSKGSVCQYDHMSISPDGKVLAVTSESTLQWLCVETGAVLDTAEKAHEGHITGIAWAPRKISNGKEISVACLHLFWGLLVWTRR